Within the Clarias gariepinus isolate MV-2021 ecotype Netherlands chromosome 27, CGAR_prim_01v2, whole genome shotgun sequence genome, the region AGTGTCCCAGAACTCCAATCTGCCAAAaagttttgctttgttttaatttgGTAGTCACACTTCTTGATAGttaactaatatttaattttattattgacaTTTTGGCTGCTTATTCTTCCCCATCcagtttgtaattgttttttgttaattaagcAATACCACATGAGAGCACATCGTGCTGTCGTGTATTCAGGCTGCGCCCTCGTGCCTACAGCCATTCTGATATCCAGCAAAACAGCACAACTTTAAGCGccatattgtttttatacaacACTTTCACAAACACCATTCATAGTTAacttattatgattttttttttaaatcagttattCTGCATCGCCAACACACAATCTTCTGCATCTAGCGAACCTATCTAACCCTGCTTGGCGGAGCtggcgactgacagttagtgtaattaatggggtgtaagtagttttaaattcttatggGTACTATGTAGctaaaaggtgaggagaataaaccatagaGGTAGTGggcagtcctgtaaatctcatacgtttttctttatctttccactggttaaataaaaaagctaGTGAGCTATGTAGGATGTACAATTCAATATTTTACACACCGAGCGATGTCTTCGATAAGAAGTTGAAAAGGGATTTTTGGTTACTGTAGCTGTGGCTTAGGTGATTCtgttgtttaggatgacataaTATATCATAACATcggatgtgttttcttgctgaaagtgcttctgtgactggttttgaatttgggttttggcaggcagctgcccTCTCTTCAGTACTGCAGATCGTACCTACGTACACTCACCCTTGCTATGAATGAcggttagtgtaattaatgattcTTAGAACATCTGGGACACAGATTGATGCAagtagttaaacatcccagtgatGTTACAGTCTATTATTCTCACTTATTGAATACCTCTTGTCTAATCAGATTTTtcggtcagaactaactgttatataattgtcattattattcttAAATAGTGGAATATAgtttaatctttttctttttttaaggagTTGTGTCCAAAACGTAAGTGGTAGAATCATGTAATAGAGAAAAATAAAGTGTATAGGTATGTGTAAAATACCGTGTCCTCCCTTTTCTTCCCTACAGGAAAGCTCAAATGGTCCGGTGAAGAAGTCGATGCGGGAGAAAGCCATTGAGCGAAGGAACGTTAGTAAGGAGCACAACAGTAACTTCAAGGCTGGATATGTGCCCATAGAGGAGGAGAGACTCCACAAGACTGGGCTAAGGGGTCGAAAAGGCAACATTGCTGTGTGCATCATAGTCCTGCTCTTCCTGCTTGCACTCATCAACCTCATTGTGAGTAAATCTAAAATGGAGACTTGAAATCACGTGcttttgaaaattatttttatattgtgctTACACTTTTCATATTCTATTTATACACTTTCTAATTATAAGAAGTGCAATGAATATGATGCAGATACAAGTCAAGAACTTCAGCTTAAGTCAAAATGGAGAAATCAAAAATCTGGATGTCATTCAGTCTTGTTTAAGTATTAGAGTTCAGTTCAGTAATATGTTTTTTCACACTATTCTCTTAATAAATCTTTTGATTGGATAATGGTATAAATTAAGTCTTAATGGATTTCCTGGTGATTTTACTGTGTGCAAGATAACTCTGGTGATCTGGACGGTTATTCGGATCGGCCCTAACGGTTGTGACAGTATGGAGTTCCATGAGAGTGGTTTGCTGCGCTTTAAGCAGAAAGCTGACATGGGCGTGGTCCATCCACTGTACAAAAGCACTGTGGGAGGGAGGAAAGATCAGGACCTTGTCATTACTGGCAACAACAACCCAGTGAGTATGGAGAAGGTTACTACTGATTAGTCATTAAAACATAGCAGCCTTTAAGTTAGCAAGTGCTACTAAACCcctagtgtttttttgttttgtttttccatttaaatcaCTTTGTCTGAATTTGTGGATGCTTTAGGTGGTGTTTCAACAAGGGAACACTAGGCTAAGTGTTGAGAAGGACAAGACATCTATCACCAGTGACCTAGGCATTTCCTTCACTGACCCACGCACACAAAACACCTTCTTTAGCACAGACTTTGATAACCACGAGTTCCACTTGCCCAAACAGGTTAAAGTGCTCAATGTAAAGAAAGCCTCCACAGAAAGGGTGAGTGATTTTGTATCACATTTCATTCCATTTTCCCAATATAAATCccaatttttctgttttttctaaTCTCAGATGATGTTTTTCCCAATAAAATCAGTTTGGTGTAAATTCTCCTGAATGGATGAAATTTCGTAATCAATTAGAAAGGAACCAACCTACCAACTGTAAGAACATGATTGGAATAGCTAGTTAATTGTTACTGACATGTCAAAATGGGAAAGCaagcatgtaaaataaaatatatatttttttatgtaaagcatatatatgttttttctgtttccaacacatcaagtggtgcacttgctgcctaatatacccACCCATTTCCAGGTGCCATTGGCAGGAGgtattgtaactgtagctacCGTGACATAGGCCAAATTAGGATGGCTAAGCAACtggatcagagcaactccaaaactgcagcttttgTGGGATTTTCCctgtctgcagtggtcaggactgGGAAgcgatccaaggaaggaaaaccttTGAACCAGTGAGAGGGTCATTGACGGCCAAAGCTcattgatgcacatggggagcgaaGCCTGGTCCAAGTAGTTTAATCCATTGGTTGGAAAAGTGTTAACCATTAAATGTTTTATCACGCTGATATACTAATATGATACAGTAATACTAATATACAGAGGTGGCAAAATACACAAACGCtatactcaagtaaagtacTTGCCTTAAAATATACTTCACTACAAGTATAAAAAGGTTACTTAAGTTTAAGTAGTTGAAGTATACGCTCTAGGTGTGAtgctcagctgaaaaataaagaatcttttttttaaatgtagggGGTAATGGTACAggtttttcataaaaaatgttAGTGTGAAGAATTAAAAAAGTATGTGGAAAatatttaaggtaaagtacagattCACAAAAGAAGTACAGTAATGgagtagattattatttttttggcctACAAATAAATTTACAGACAACAATCactttgcaacattttattgtattttaccTCCAACTGTGGCCAAAAAATTGGAAGCAAACAATGGTATAAAATGTCTTTGGATGCCTTAGTTTTTacaatctttctttttcttttcactttcttacatttgtgtaatatattattcttatctaaatattcagttaaataaatcactgaaaACTTCTGATGTTTAGTGTTAGTATTTATGTCCAAATATGTTTACACCAGACCATCACATCCATACGTTTCTTCTCCCGAATGTAACAACAAAGCCCTTGTAGATTCTGTAGATTTACAATTTACTCCAAAATCTATTGggaagccttcccagaagagttaaaTGCATTTGTAAGAGCAAATCTGGAATAGCATGTCCGTCAAGCATACAGTCTGTGAGTGCGATGGCAGGCGTccacatatttttgcatataccGTGTGTAATTAATTTACACCACCTTGAGAACCATTAATATaaagtgattttttaaattaaattaagaatgTGATTTTACAGATCACTTGCAACGCATCGTCTGATCTCATGATTAAGGGTGACGGCAAGGCTATCATTCGTGGAAATGAGGGCGTCTTCATCATGGGCAAGACAGTGGAGTTCAGGATGGGCGGTGATATTGAGCTCAAAGCTGTGAGTTTATACTTCTGCTTCAGTGTAGACATTAAATGATCAGATACACGTGTTTTGAATGAATCTAGAGTAACGAGCACAGTACTGATTTTAGCCTGTTTATGGTCATACCACTTTAGTGAACAACTTATTGAATTCTGTAAATGTGTGGTTACCATGTCATACACAGGAGAACAGCATTGTTCTGAATGGCTCGGTGATGTTTAGTCCATCGCGCATCCCTAACACCTCGCAGGGGGGTGAGCTGTACTTCAATGAAGGTCTGGAGAGGTACAAGCTCTGCATGTGTGCAGATGGGACCCTTTTCAGAGTGCAGGTCAAATATCCCAACATGGGATGCCAGACCACGGACAACCCCTGCGGAGCGGCGCACTGAGACGAGGGAAATTCCACAAGACTtacccatacacacacccacgctAACACACTAGAACTGATAACAGCATTGCTAGATCAAGGTGTGTACTTCAACACTAAATCATGGTAATTTTTATACAGAGATTGGTCTGTAGTCATAATTTCATAAACcctaaatgcttttttttttttttttgtatcattgCTCATACCTTTAAACCCCACCCTATACAAACATGTTTCGTTTTATTACGTAAGGATTTATTACTTATCCACCTCtgcgtttttattgtttttaaagctgaTTGTTCTTTACTTCTCCGTACATGCAGTATCTTGTTTATGAAGGATtgatgtggattttttttctgaatggcagtattattatttttaattgttttaacacTTCATGAAATATACATTATTTCTCAGAAACATGGTGCATCATCAAACAAGCTAACTAGACAAGATAAATACTCTTATGGAAAATCAAGACAGCCTTATGGGTGGTGGTGCACTAAACAGTGCCCCTAGATATTTATGCCACTTCtagtgttttatatatttttatatagatgAATCTCGGCAGCTGTATAAGGCTCAGTTGTCCAGGTtgacttaaaaacaaatctcAGTTCACCTCTTTAAGAAACTGGAATGTATTAGCAATATAGAGTCTTTGCTTTGATGGTAAAAAGATGACCTCTTTGCCATGTCGCTGAACCCTGTTCTCATAAGTTAGTCAACCTGCTTAACTGCTGTTACCACAAGTCATATGGTTGATTATATGTAGTATAATCACAGCTAAAATTACTATTCGACTGAAATGTTGCGTTTTAAAATGGTTGACTGGTTTATTTAACAGTGCTAAAATATGTGCTGCAAAAAATGGACATTGACACATTTGAGCTTAAAGCTTTGtctattatatatgaacatttgttgtactttaaataatatcttTGAAAACATATGATATTTAAGGTGTTTGATATGTTGTGCAATATAACATGTTTTGTTTGGATATTAATGTTTGTTTGTGCcatatttatttgaattatatttttctttttaagaaatgtTCAAATGATGACCATGCTGCATTCTCACTAACGGTCATTAACTCATGTTACATGCATACACGCAGGTGCAGTTTAAAAAGGGAaatcatttttcattaaaatgtgtgcatttaataaaaaatttgaatattaaacCTGAACAACTTTTCTTGAGTTTTGATCCTTTACTTAATATCATTGTACATTGTATGTACTTAATATCATATGAACTGTCATTTTTACATTCCTTCATGGAAgcctttttccttttaattttacttttttattaaaatgcttcAGAGGAGCAAAACCATAGTAAGAAATTAACTTATACACGTGATTGACTTTAAGGTATTTACAACAGCATcactgtgtgtgttcatgtgcttTAGTAATACAGTGCAGACTTTGATCTTAGGTGGGTTCGTGTCAAAGTCAAAGAATTTCTCTGTCACAAGCAAAAGTGTTCAGATGATAGTACATTTGGAGTGAGTATTACAGCCTTCCCTCTAAAGTGGCTTTAAAGCTGTATGAGGtaggtgaaaaaaatatttatattaaactgtCATTTTTAcaccttaaaaaaatcttaatgctGAAGTATACACCATATGAGTAGAATAATTGCTTCTG harbors:
- the sgcb gene encoding beta-sarcoglycan; the encoded protein is MASEQESSNGPVKKSMREKAIERRNVSKEHNSNFKAGYVPIEEERLHKTGLRGRKGNIAVCIIVLLFLLALINLIITLVIWTVIRIGPNGCDSMEFHESGLLRFKQKADMGVVHPLYKSTVGGRKDQDLVITGNNNPVVFQQGNTRLSVEKDKTSITSDLGISFTDPRTQNTFFSTDFDNHEFHLPKQVKVLNVKKASTERITCNASSDLMIKGDGKAIIRGNEGVFIMGKTVEFRMGGDIELKAENSIVLNGSVMFSPSRIPNTSQGGELYFNEGLERYKLCMCADGTLFRVQVKYPNMGCQTTDNPCGAAH